In Porphyrobacter sp. LM 6, one DNA window encodes the following:
- a CDS encoding MarR family transcriptional regulator: MAEYGMKAPPLEDQREESKRLLFALLAGSISDDMVAETAKVPEAAVRAIRKAAALAVSADPGQFADLISDIGEWRELSRQSPLLFDGPSIPHSSDSHLIVGPSHSVADRPASDSDGITRSRLEAVSRGMSPSAMRTLAGKLMRLADSIDQKWEPTSARAMYHRKTQAGKIERNALHLARTAIRVRELGRRRERYLPPELLGEPAWQMLIELFVQFAGGAKVSTKSLCIISGIPDTTALRLIDKLDEAGLIKRTSSQADKRVTLVELTREGVVAVGNALMDIDC, translated from the coding sequence ATGGCTGAATACGGCATGAAGGCTCCACCTCTCGAGGATCAAAGAGAAGAATCCAAACGCCTGCTCTTCGCACTTTTGGCGGGGTCAATTTCCGATGACATGGTCGCCGAAACGGCAAAGGTCCCTGAGGCAGCAGTGCGCGCAATCAGGAAGGCGGCTGCCTTGGCGGTGTCGGCCGATCCCGGCCAATTTGCGGACCTTATCTCGGACATCGGCGAGTGGAGGGAATTGTCTAGACAGTCCCCGCTCTTGTTCGATGGTCCTTCAATCCCGCATAGTTCCGACAGCCATCTTATCGTCGGCCCCTCTCATAGCGTTGCCGATCGCCCAGCAAGTGACTCCGACGGAATAACGCGCAGCCGGTTGGAAGCAGTCTCTAGGGGGATGTCGCCTTCGGCCATGCGAACGCTCGCAGGCAAGTTGATGAGGCTGGCTGACTCGATTGATCAAAAGTGGGAGCCCACCTCGGCCCGAGCCATGTATCATCGCAAGACCCAGGCCGGGAAAATCGAACGAAACGCGTTACATCTTGCTAGGACTGCCATACGCGTGCGCGAGTTAGGCCGCAGGCGTGAGCGATACCTGCCGCCGGAACTGCTGGGGGAGCCAGCATGGCAAATGCTGATCGAACTTTTTGTTCAATTCGCGGGTGGAGCGAAGGTTTCGACAAAGAGCCTCTGCATCATCTCGGGCATTCCTGATACCACCGCTCTGCGGCTGATCGACAAGCTTGACGAGGCTGGACTGATCAAGCGGACCTCGTCGCAGGCAGACAAGCGCGTCACGCTGGTGGAGTTGACCCGCGAAGGGGTTGTCGCGGTTGGCAATGCCCTGATGGATATCGATTGCTAG
- the pdeM gene encoding ligase-associated DNA damage response endonuclease PdeM: MFAPFPFAGHELALGAGRALYWPAERALLVADLHLEKASWYAARGSMLPPYDSRDTLERIADAVRQTGARRVITLGDNFHDDAGALRLDAHCTGMLEALTRALDWVWITGNHDEQLPKGFGGTIVPELELGGMILRHEARAGETAPELSGHYHPKLRVNVRNRHIARPCAVLGRSAGGAERMILPAFGTLTGGMDAGAPEILSALQPAHRIEALMPARGRIARFPLWQAAA; the protein is encoded by the coding sequence ATGTTCGCCCCTTTTCCGTTCGCCGGACACGAGCTCGCCCTCGGGGCAGGACGCGCGCTCTATTGGCCCGCCGAACGCGCGCTGCTGGTGGCCGACCTGCATCTGGAAAAGGCCAGCTGGTATGCGGCGCGGGGTTCGATGCTGCCGCCCTATGACAGCCGCGACACGCTGGAACGCATCGCCGATGCCGTGCGGCAGACGGGCGCGCGGCGGGTGATCACGCTGGGCGACAATTTCCACGATGATGCCGGCGCCTTGCGATTGGACGCGCATTGCACCGGAATGCTCGAGGCGCTCACCCGCGCGCTCGACTGGGTGTGGATCACCGGCAATCACGACGAACAGCTGCCCAAGGGCTTCGGCGGGACGATTGTGCCCGAACTGGAACTGGGCGGCATGATCCTGCGCCACGAAGCCCGCGCCGGAGAGACCGCGCCCGAACTCTCGGGCCATTATCACCCCAAGCTGCGGGTAAATGTGCGCAACCGCCATATTGCCCGGCCTTGCGCGGTGCTCGGGCGGAGCGCGGGCGGAGCGGAACGCATGATCCTGCCCGCGTTCGGCACGCTCACCGGCGGGATGGACGCAGGCGCACCCGAAATCCTCAGCGCCCTGCAACCTGCCCACCGGATAGAAGCGCTAATGCCCGCCAGGGGCCGCATAGCCCGCTTCCCGCTGTGGCAGGCGGCCGCCTAG
- the hemF gene encoding oxygen-dependent coproporphyrinogen oxidase codes for MTDWTPHTAKARTWFEHLRDLICAEFEAIEREAGSDAAFQYTAWNREEEGNPDPGGGVQGLMKGKVFEKVGVNVSTVRGSFAKEFAGSINGASAENPGFIATGISLVAHMSNPHVPAVHMNTRFLTTTKAWFGGGADLNPPLPYEEDTQEFHAAMRAACDPHNETYYERYSKWAEEYFYIPHRQVHRGVGGLFCDHLECTDDASWERNFAFIQDIGKQFLAAFPAIVRKRMNTPFDAADEAQMFEYRGRYAEFNLVYDRGTIFGLKTGGNIDAILMSLPPRATWS; via the coding sequence ATGACTGACTGGACACCGCACACGGCGAAGGCGCGCACGTGGTTCGAACATCTGCGCGATCTGATCTGCGCCGAGTTCGAGGCGATCGAGCGCGAAGCAGGGTCTGACGCCGCCTTCCAGTACACCGCGTGGAACCGCGAGGAGGAAGGCAATCCCGATCCCGGCGGCGGGGTGCAAGGCCTGATGAAGGGCAAGGTGTTCGAAAAGGTCGGGGTCAACGTCTCGACCGTGCGCGGCAGCTTCGCCAAGGAATTCGCCGGATCGATCAATGGCGCAAGTGCGGAGAACCCGGGCTTTATCGCGACCGGCATTTCTCTGGTGGCGCACATGAGCAACCCGCACGTGCCCGCGGTGCATATGAACACCCGCTTCCTCACCACCACCAAGGCGTGGTTCGGCGGCGGGGCGGACCTCAATCCGCCGCTGCCCTATGAGGAAGACACGCAGGAATTCCACGCCGCCATGCGCGCGGCCTGCGATCCGCACAACGAGACCTATTACGAACGCTATTCCAAGTGGGCGGAGGAGTATTTCTACATCCCCCACCGTCAGGTCCATCGCGGGGTGGGCGGGCTGTTCTGCGACCATCTCGAATGCACCGATGACGCTTCGTGGGAGCGCAACTTCGCCTTCATCCAGGATATCGGAAAGCAGTTCCTCGCAGCCTTCCCGGCGATCGTGCGCAAGCGCATGAACACGCCCTTCGATGCAGCGGACGAAGCGCAGATGTTCGAATACCGGGGCCGCTATGCCGAGTTCAACCTCGTCTATGACCGCGGCACGATCTTCGGCCTGAAGACCGGCGGCAATATCGACGCTATCCTGATGAGCCTGCCGCCGCGCGCGACGTGGTCATAA
- a CDS encoding glycoside hydrolase family 16 protein — MKMRCIDPKLALMAAILLMPVAALAHDAPPSPPAEARKLVFADEFNAGALDRDHWNVVGMDFWVNEEQQAYLDSPDTVQFADDIAGADGGALVLRPVYRPGVDTLKSRKADFISGRINSLGKAEFTYGRVEARIKLPDAEGVWPAFWMLGNGQWPDTGEIDIMESVGEPDWIGVALHGPGYSGETPMVNKHFFDGTDATAWHTYAIEWTKDAILFELDGRLIYRATRPMVEFYGKWRFDTPKHLILNFALGGIYPYKTSGIAKPYKGLPRATVDQIKAGKVAMYVDWVRVYEPLGTK, encoded by the coding sequence ATGAAAATGCGTTGTATCGATCCGAAGCTCGCTCTGATGGCCGCCATCCTGCTCATGCCGGTTGCGGCGCTGGCGCACGATGCCCCTCCATCGCCCCCTGCCGAGGCACGCAAGCTGGTGTTCGCCGACGAGTTCAATGCAGGCGCGCTCGATCGCGACCATTGGAACGTCGTCGGCATGGATTTCTGGGTCAACGAAGAACAGCAGGCCTATCTCGACAGCCCTGACACTGTGCAGTTCGCAGACGATATCGCAGGCGCTGATGGCGGCGCGCTCGTGCTGCGACCGGTCTATCGTCCGGGCGTCGACACGCTGAAAAGCCGCAAGGCCGACTTCATCTCGGGCCGGATCAATTCGCTCGGGAAGGCCGAATTCACCTATGGCCGGGTCGAGGCGCGCATCAAGCTGCCCGATGCCGAAGGCGTGTGGCCCGCGTTCTGGATGCTGGGCAATGGCCAGTGGCCCGACACGGGCGAGATCGACATCATGGAATCTGTCGGCGAACCGGACTGGATCGGCGTCGCGCTGCACGGGCCGGGCTATTCGGGCGAAACCCCGATGGTGAACAAGCACTTCTTCGATGGCACCGACGCGACCGCGTGGCACACCTATGCGATCGAATGGACGAAAGATGCCATCCTGTTCGAACTCGACGGGCGGCTGATCTACCGCGCGACCCGGCCGATGGTCGAGTTCTACGGTAAATGGCGCTTCGACACGCCCAAGCACCTGATCCTCAATTTCGCGCTGGGCGGGATCTATCCTTACAAGACCAGCGGCATCGCCAAGCCGTACAAGGGCCTGCCGCGAGCGACGGTGGATCAGATCAAGGCCGGCAAGGTCGCGATGTATGTCGATTGGGTGCGGGTTTACGAGCCGCTCGGCACCAAGTGA
- a CDS encoding RelA/SpoT family protein, protein MLRQYELVEKVLDYDPDADEAMLNRAYVYTVQKHGSQKRASGDPYFSHPVEVAGLMTDLKLDQATIITALLHDTVEDTLATIEDIEAHFGTEVARLVDGVTKLSKIEAMPENERAAENLRKFLLAMSEDIRVLLVKLADRLHNMRTLHFIKKPEKRLRIARETMDIYAPLAERVGMYEYMHEMQALAFRELEPEAYATISARLEQLRSQDGGQVDAIALNLKQRLAEAGLKVEVYGREKHPYSIWHKMAERHVGFEQVTDIMAFRVITETEEDCYRALGILHTTWQFLPGRFKDYISTPKSNGYRSLHTSLMYEKSMRVEVQIRTREMHRTNEFGLAAHWAYKQGDRPDGAVGWLRDLIEIVDASHDAEELLEHTRMAIYQDRIFAFTPKGALFQLPKGATAVDFAFAVHTNLGLQTAGVKINGRHMPLRTPLANGDVVEIIKNPHASPQLSWLSFVVTGKARAAVRRAVRMKERDEVAAIGSKLFDEIAARVPARIGKKAIRAAVERLGMEEPDDLMYAIGAAKIADREVMEALVPGCTAGIEEDEHWERRERAISIRGLTPGVAFELAPCCHPVPGDRIVGIRRKGETVLVHAIDCMELANGVDSDWIDLAWGNRSVGAAGQLSVTIYDRLGTLAEMAGIFAQNKANIITLMQAHIDHPFVTYDVEVEVQDAGHLNRIISALRASDAVAQAERQ, encoded by the coding sequence ATGCTGCGCCAGTACGAACTCGTTGAGAAGGTCCTCGATTACGACCCTGACGCCGATGAGGCGATGCTCAACCGCGCCTATGTCTATACCGTGCAGAAGCACGGCAGCCAGAAGCGCGCGAGCGGCGACCCCTATTTCTCGCACCCGGTCGAAGTCGCCGGGTTGATGACCGACCTGAAACTCGACCAGGCGACCATCATCACTGCGCTGCTCCACGACACGGTGGAAGACACGCTCGCCACGATCGAGGATATCGAGGCGCATTTCGGCACCGAGGTCGCGCGGCTGGTCGACGGGGTGACTAAGCTCTCCAAGATCGAGGCCATGCCCGAGAACGAGCGTGCGGCGGAGAACCTGCGCAAATTCCTGCTGGCCATGTCGGAAGACATCCGCGTGCTGCTGGTCAAGCTGGCCGACCGCTTGCACAACATGCGCACGCTGCACTTCATCAAGAAGCCCGAAAAGCGCCTGCGCATCGCCCGCGAGACGATGGATATCTACGCCCCGCTCGCCGAGCGGGTGGGCATGTACGAATATATGCACGAGATGCAGGCGCTCGCCTTCCGCGAGCTCGAGCCCGAGGCCTACGCAACGATCTCGGCCCGGCTCGAACAGCTGCGCTCGCAGGATGGCGGGCAGGTCGATGCAATCGCGCTCAACCTCAAGCAGCGCCTTGCCGAGGCGGGCCTCAAGGTCGAGGTCTACGGGCGCGAGAAGCACCCCTATTCGATCTGGCACAAGATGGCCGAACGCCACGTCGGCTTCGAGCAGGTGACCGACATCATGGCCTTCCGCGTCATCACCGAGACCGAGGAGGACTGCTACCGCGCACTGGGTATCCTGCACACCACCTGGCAGTTCCTGCCGGGGCGGTTCAAGGACTATATTTCGACCCCCAAGTCGAACGGCTACCGCTCCTTGCACACCTCGCTGATGTACGAGAAATCGATGCGCGTCGAAGTGCAGATCCGCACCCGCGAGATGCACCGCACCAACGAATTCGGCCTCGCGGCGCATTGGGCCTACAAGCAGGGCGACCGGCCCGATGGCGCGGTGGGCTGGCTGCGCGATCTGATCGAAATCGTCGATGCCAGCCACGATGCCGAAGAGCTGCTCGAACACACCCGCATGGCGATCTATCAGGATCGCATCTTCGCCTTCACCCCCAAGGGCGCACTGTTCCAGCTGCCCAAGGGCGCGACGGCGGTGGACTTCGCCTTCGCGGTGCACACCAATCTGGGGCTTCAGACCGCAGGCGTGAAGATCAACGGGCGGCACATGCCGCTGCGCACCCCGCTGGCGAATGGCGATGTGGTGGAAATCATCAAGAACCCCCACGCGAGCCCGCAGCTGTCATGGTTGTCCTTCGTTGTTACCGGCAAGGCGCGTGCTGCCGTGCGCCGCGCGGTACGGATGAAAGAGCGCGACGAAGTCGCCGCGATCGGCTCCAAGCTGTTCGACGAAATCGCCGCGCGCGTGCCTGCCCGCATCGGCAAGAAGGCGATCCGCGCCGCCGTCGAACGGCTCGGCATGGAGGAGCCTGACGACCTGATGTACGCCATCGGCGCGGCCAAGATCGCCGACCGCGAGGTGATGGAAGCGCTGGTCCCCGGCTGCACCGCGGGGATCGAGGAAGACGAGCACTGGGAACGCCGCGAACGCGCGATCTCGATCCGCGGCCTCACCCCCGGCGTCGCCTTCGAACTCGCGCCCTGTTGCCACCCCGTCCCCGGCGACCGCATCGTCGGCATCCGCCGCAAGGGCGAAACCGTGCTGGTCCACGCGATCGACTGCATGGAGCTGGCGAACGGGGTTGATAGCGACTGGATCGATCTGGCCTGGGGCAACCGTTCCGTCGGCGCGGCGGGGCAGCTGTCGGTGACGATCTACGACCGGCTCGGCACGCTCGCGGAAATGGCGGGCATCTTCGCGCAGAACAAGGCCAACATCATCACCCTGATGCAGGCGCATATCGACCATCCCTTCGTCACCTACGACGTCGAGGTCGAAGTGCAGGATGCAGGTCACCTCAACCGTATCATCTCCGCCCTGCGCGCCAGCGACGCGGTGGCGCAGGCGGAGCGGCAGTAG
- a CDS encoding DUF1905 domain-containing protein yields MSREVHFTASIETVFIEVGFDPAWFVTLPPAAAAEITAITLASGARRAFGAVKVEARIGGSEWKTQLNAGADTWTLPIKKPVRLAEGLTSGVPLAVSLKVL; encoded by the coding sequence GTGAGCCGCGAGGTCCACTTCACGGCGTCGATCGAGACGGTATTTATCGAAGTGGGCTTCGACCCGGCTTGGTTCGTAACCCTTCCCCCAGCCGCGGCTGCTGAAATCACTGCGATTACGCTAGCCAGCGGGGCTAGGCGCGCATTCGGGGCTGTGAAGGTCGAAGCGCGCATCGGCGGCAGCGAGTGGAAGACGCAGCTGAACGCCGGGGCGGACACGTGGACGCTGCCGATCAAAAAGCCGGTCCGGCTCGCCGAGGGACTGACTTCGGGAGTACCGCTGGCAGTCTCGCTCAAGGTTTTATAG
- a CDS encoding peptidylprolyl isomerase, translated as MRTAFLAASAALALAIPLAAQEAAKPTYPAPSEIVAAAPKADWTAIPAEDLLVMTLAPDAEGKPRQVVIQLMPAPFSQGWVHNIRLFARAKWYDNISVNRVQDNYVTQWGDPNYDNPEATGKPKPLPDRLKVVPESDYLTRYSVMSSMNRQTRQMVTRTDPPLAGPRVKDAYGDSTFSNGWPIGIYKPANEPPVLHPTHCYGMVGVGRNYSPDTGSGAELYTVIGHAPRHLDRNIALVGRVIEGMEHLSSLPRGKGELGFYAKDEAAKRTPILTVRVASDLAPSEQPAFEYLSTESETFAAYADAIANRRDPFFITPAGGADICNIRVPVRRVQ; from the coding sequence ATGAGAACCGCATTCCTCGCCGCTTCGGCCGCTCTCGCCCTTGCCATACCGCTCGCTGCTCAGGAGGCGGCCAAGCCGACCTACCCTGCCCCGTCCGAAATCGTCGCTGCCGCGCCCAAGGCGGACTGGACGGCAATCCCGGCGGAAGACCTCTTGGTGATGACCCTTGCGCCCGATGCCGAGGGCAAGCCGCGGCAGGTGGTGATCCAGCTGATGCCGGCACCCTTCAGCCAAGGCTGGGTCCACAACATCCGCCTGTTCGCGCGCGCCAAGTGGTATGACAACATCTCGGTCAACCGGGTGCAGGACAATTACGTCACCCAGTGGGGCGATCCCAATTACGACAACCCCGAAGCGACGGGGAAGCCCAAGCCGCTGCCCGACAGGCTGAAGGTCGTGCCCGAATCCGACTATCTTACCCGCTACAGCGTGATGTCGAGTATGAACCGGCAAACCCGTCAAATGGTTACTCGGACAGACCCGCCATTGGCTGGCCCGCGGGTCAAAGATGCCTATGGTGACTCCACTTTTTCCAATGGTTGGCCAATCGGCATCTACAAGCCAGCCAATGAGCCGCCTGTGCTGCATCCAACACACTGCTACGGCATGGTCGGCGTAGGACGGAACTATTCGCCGGACACGGGCTCTGGCGCGGAGCTTTATACCGTGATCGGCCACGCGCCGCGCCATCTCGATCGCAATATCGCGCTGGTCGGGCGGGTGATCGAGGGGATGGAGCACCTCTCCTCCCTGCCGCGCGGGAAGGGCGAGTTGGGCTTCTACGCCAAGGATGAAGCCGCCAAGCGCACGCCGATCCTGACGGTGCGGGTGGCGAGCGACCTTGCGCCTTCCGAGCAACCAGCGTTCGAATATCTCTCGACCGAAAGCGAGACCTTCGCGGCCTACGCCGACGCCATCGCCAACCGCCGCGATCCGTTCTTCATCACCCCCGCAGGCGGCGCGGACATCTGCAACATCCGCGTGCCCGTGCGGCGGGTGCAGTGA